The segment aaataattgattaataaaaatatattgaaacgatAGTACTATATGTAGCAAAATTTTCTCTGAATCACATCTTGTTTTTGCATTATTGGATATGGTTTTAATTTGGTAATGATTCAGTAATCATTTCTTGTGTTTCAGTGTCATTTACTTTAAAGGAAGTGCATTTCTATAACTTCCAGGAATATCATTCTGATTTGAcgcattttcttaaatattcaaaaatctgACTGTTCAGAAGCAAATAACTAATGTAGCATCTCATCTCAAGAAAAAAGTACAGTTGTgttcttttatttaaagaatagaagttcgtaaatactttaaaaaacaatttatgatCTTTCTTTGGTCGGCATAATAAAGCGATACTATATTCACCTCGGCATTATGGTTTTAACTTTACACAGAAATAAGTTTcgcttgaaaaaaatacaattaattaatcgtatatttgacaaaaaaaaaatcaaataatctaCTGCTAATTTGTAGTTTAAAATAGTAACATGatgagaaatttattaaatttctcaTTACATAAatctagttttattaaatttaatttaataaaactagatttatgtaatatttataaattttattactattcagCTTAACATatccatagtaaatatttatcttaatttattatataactaatgaAGGCGGACGTTTTTGTGTTtggaataattacataatacaatgtTCGCGACTTAAAAGTTCATTGTTACGACATTTAAACCAATAGCCCAAGTTGAACTACTTCCACAAAGTACTgagtaattacatataaattaattttaaacatcgcTAGACCACTTCCTTTTTTCTTTTATCCTCTTCATAACGGCTAACACCTCTATCCTGAACTCCAATCTTTCATCCTCGGAATATTTGACAACAGAAGGTAGAAGAGACGCGAAGAAAGCTTCGTCCTCATTCATGATTCTAGGATCATTGCATTCATCGACTTCTACATAGTCGACTTCCGTTTTTTCAATGTCTTTAATTTTCTTAGGTTCTTCTTCAATATAGTCGGACTTTTTCGATCTTTTTCTATGACTTGTAGTTTCTTTTGGACTCTCAATTTCGACTTTCATATACGTTGAACTGTCTTCAGTGTTATAACCGACGCTAAAGTCTTCATCAGTTGATGTCACTTTAATCAGGAATTTGAGATGATCATATAGAAGATATTTTCTTCTAGGTCTTCCCATTTTCGTTTTGAGAGTCTTCACAAAGGTGTCGCGGATGTTTGTCCATTTGTTTAGTATCAGTTCACCTGAAAATAATTGACAAAGGTTCTCATTTTAAAGTATAGTTCGTTGGACGAGCTTATCTCGTAAGTACCGATCAAATTTCTGGCTAATTcgatctctttttttttaaattattctcaagTCAATAGAAGCCGTTTCATTAACTTGTATTTCTGGagctaaaaattaataaaaatgtgctACTTGATCCAAACTCatcctaattatatttatatattctatttcatataatgtttttattaaaataattagatacataatttatttcaatattttttataatatattgatatataaattagaaaagccacacataataatttcttttgaatacaaatttatgCATGTTTTCaatcattacattttatacCTGAATAAATGTCTTACTGTGTGATTGtgtgttgtaaatattttaattttctaatgagGTGggaatctaaattttaaataaattgcgaTAATGTATTTCTAAcctttaaaaaattatagttttatatggaAAACCTACCCGTCACGCGCTTTTCTTCAGCCGTCATTTCTTCGTATCTTTCATCAAGGAGAACGAATACATTCTCCCATGCCGCTCGTCTCTCTGCGCGATCTTTATATACTTCCAAAGTCTTATCCCAAAGACACGGCCGTTCTCTCACAGCGTGAATTAATTGCACTACATCGTATTTAAATTGCCTCATAACTAAATAATacgtatttgtttaattttgttacgttatatcacaaaaataacaaataatacagTCTACACTCTTTTGTCTAACACGTCACTGCGCGGCGTCAAAATGTCGGATCGTGTCGTGTCGTTGTATCTCTTTCTaacattaaaagataaaaagggAGAGGTAAAAGCGAGCGAGGTCACCGACATTGCTTCGCGTCCCTCGGCCCGTCAATATCTTATTCAGAGTCCATTTTAATTTGATCTTTATTTTCTCGTAGATAAGTTGACATTGAGGGTTCTCTTGAGTGGTTATACATTTTGATAATCGTGACGGCTgtatttccttatatttttattataaattaaaatcaaaagattgaaaaaatataaaactgagCCCTTTTCTAATGAACGCGGgacaacatttaataaattaacttttcataaaatttaccaTTGTTATCATTGAGATGCAAAAATCaagaaatttaacttttttttaaaatatagaatgtatttgttttttttctcatagtttttcttaattattattacgcaattacaataaaaaagcatttttcCAAGACTATAGTGTTTTGGTTTAATAAAGGCTCCGTGaggaaattagaaaatattttgtaatacaagTCCTGTGCATGACGTTACGTCAAACTAATAGACCTGCCGCGCGATTACGGAGCTTCCAATTCAGAAATTGACGCATATTTGGTGCtgatattaatttgttacaatatataattattgtgtaaattttaaaaacgataCCAAATGGCTACGATTATTTAAATTCCAATGAGGCTTTAGAAATGTATAACGTCCATTCAAATATCTTTGGTTTCCTCTTGTGAAATAATATCACTTCATTtcgaaaattatataactttagtttctaatatttacatatataggttttatatatttttccttccAGATTTTTTACAATTAGTACTCTGCCCACAGGTTGCCTAATATATACCGTTGCTCTAACGATAAGGCTGCCTGTTGCCTAATGGTTAGGTGAGGTTTggtttatagttattttaaatttatgttgacTATAACCACATGGGGCTTAGTACAAGCCCGAATGGATTGGTACAgcccactcatcatatagtctaccgccaagcagcggCAAAATAGTTtgtgttattgtgttccgatcAGTGAGCCAGTATTACTACGGACACGGGGGACGTATCATctcaattcccaaggttggtggcgcactagcgatgtaaggaatggctatgGCCCCaaagtctatgggcagtggtgagtacttaccatcaggtggcatattTACCCGTCCACATATACCTACTTTCAAAAATGGATTGATCACGTTTCATAATGATAAGGATTTAAATATAGATCAAATCAGTTTAGTACATTCTCATTTCTATATCGCTACGTTTTTGCGCtaaaagtaagtaaagtaaCGTAAGTGTACTAGGGTTATAAAACATAGTTATCTGGTTGTGATGATGATGTTTCCGGTTCTACATAAGGTATCACGGGACCTAGTTATAAGAATCTTTTGAGTTATTTATTCGTGAACCTCTTTCCGTCTAATTGATTTGTAATGAGTTCATGATTTTCAAATGTACAAAAGGTAcaacatttattgatatcgtttttgtattaatttagtctATCGCGTCTAGAATGACTACTGCCAATTCACCATGAAagagttaaaaaatatcataactacAGAGCATATTCCGGATGTAAAAACTATTAGAAAACGACCCATAGACCGCTATCACGATTACATTGTTATTTCGATTAATTAAGATCCAATACCatcataagttttaaaataatcaaccaTGATATATTAACAGAAAATTGGTACAATCAAAtactcaataataaaaaaagaagcgGAATTTCACATAAATTAAAAGCGGCTCGCGAATTAGAAGGGACATAAGACTCAAGTTTACGATAATGAAAATTACACAGCAAGTGACAAAGACAatctttagtttttaatatcagaaataataaaaaaaaattgacgcaATTCCTGCTTATGAAAACAAAATGTCATTGCAAAAAAagggaaaaaaattaaaataacttaagtgAAAGAGAATATTTGATGTAGATCAATGACTTAAAATGCctaaataaaccaaaattttattttaaatgtaactttttttcaattatcaTTGAATTACTACATTTTCCCACTTATTAGGTAcgcttatagaaaaatataaattaacttaattttgatataaaaaaatcactttacATTCTAATATGCCTCATACTATTTGAaacatctatttaaaaaaaaaatcaaatgcacaaattttcaataagtaaattttttatctatgttaTTAGCTAaacattccatttttttattttttttttcatcgacTGTAACAAAAGTCCGAGGTTTGCATGATTTTGACGTTCTAGGCACTCCACTATAACCTGTATTGAGAATTTATTTAGGGACCGACTCAAACACATCCAAAAAACACAAAGTCATGAAAATCGATGCATCCGCTTAGGAGTTCAATTAGATATAATAAGTACCTATATCTCATTGGTTAAATATCTGGTGTATGGGGCAGaatctttattttacttacatgAAGTCGAGATGAGTAGCTTGTGTTTCATAAAAGAcaaaatctttactaatattataaatgcgaaagtaactctgtctgttcttTTCACGCCCAAGTTACTAAACCGAATTATATGAATAGTAGAGTTGTATGGAGATGGTCCCAAGGAGTCTTTCCTTGGCTTAggcttctttttttatattcacccctcgaggggttAAAGGGGTTGGACGGCTTGTGTGctataagtaaagttttataaattcgtgcgagtaaagccgcaggttcagctagtgttataaaaataagaactgCCCCAGCagcaaatcatataaaaattttgCACGTCTACTCTCCAACTATACTGTAACTTTAGTTTTTCCCCAATGTtatttctatgaaatatatttgtcaagtttattcaatgataaattaatactataattgtatatttagttCTAACTGATGACATACACTCGAAACTGACAAGCAGAACGACTAATGGCGTTGTTTTAGaagtattttaagtaaatcaatgaatattaaactttatgtcATTAGTAATAgggttttatttacaaataaccgCGTTGCAATTGGATTTATAAACCATTGATATACATATGCTTTTCTTAGCTTAAGTTCTCTAAGCATTCGATTGCTAATTCCAGTCTAGCTTGGTTTTAACCTGACCATAAGGTTAAAAGTTCTGAAACTATGACTACATGCGCTGAATATCGATCGCCCTGCGCGCGCATCCTATAAAATGTCACTATTTGTACGTGAAAATTTCTTGACACCGCCTCggaggttattttaatatcggaaaaaataattttactaacaatATTTGCGTAATAGTAATAGAGACCCATGTATTTCAAATACGAAGTGAGGAGTTATTGAATTTTACTTGTCTGTAGTATGTTTGAGTATTAGTATTGAGCCGGCTTCAAGAAATATCTTGGTGAGATTTAGTTAGTTAATATATTCCAATTTAATTGATATGTACGTGATGCAATTTGAAGTTCTTCGTTCGTTTGTTGAACATTTTGTATTTCCTAAGAGTTTGTGTGGTTAGAGacgtcataatttatttgaaaatacaattaaaattatatttcaacataaaataCTGCAAAAcataataggtattttttatttttaagtgccTGCATATAATTATTAGCAACTTTAAAtgtgacaaatttattttaaatgtgtagGCGTTAAGATACTAAATTCTATGTTACAAAATTTAcagtaaatattaagttttagttattatacatattttaaataaatatcaatatatattataggaaCTTAGGATATTCATAGCATACAATTTAATCGAGAATgaccttatttattattgttatttaggcACTACGAATACTACGagattaataattgataaaatcatCATGTGGACGATGTGTGTGCCTGGCTGGAGCGCGATGATGGTGGCGGGCACCCTATTGCTGTATGGGACCTTGGACGTGGCATACTTTGCACGAATGATGTACACCGTCGCGAAAGCGAGGTACTTTAGGAAGAAAATATGCATATTGGATACCACGGAGGTACAATGTGAGTAGTCACAAAATATCAATCATCTGAGTGGCTTTGGCGTATTGGCATATTTCAAGTGTagtttatagatttatttccaTCTAGGTTAGTAGGTTCCTAGTTTAATTTAGTTGTAATTGCACAAAAAATAGTTTgcatatatctaatatataacgTATGGGAAGGCGAAATTATAGGTAAGAAATCATGAAGATTTCattcgttattttttcatttcgttCTGTAGCTAGAATCCTAATAAAAAAGGAGATTCCTTAATTTGTCGTCGCATAAATCAGTCGCCATTGCCTCAAGTCTACTCAGCCtgctaataaatacattatcgGTGGTtatcgatttaaattttataaaaaaaatcgcagataattcttttttcaaataagttagGGCTTAACAAATTTCATCTCTATTTTCAGCTTGGTGCCTCCTCACCGATATAGATACTTTATTGTACCACATGAACAACGCGCGGTACCTGCGCGAGCTGGACTTCGCTCGCGCTGATTTTTACGAACGGAGTGGTCTTTATGCTAACATAAAGGCGGCTGGGGGTTCTGTACTCCAAGCAGCGACCACCATCCGTTACAGGCGATATTTGAAACCTTTCACCAAGTTCACGATAACATCTAAGGTGATTTGTGTTCTAAGTttggtattttaataacttatttcgaATATCGAATCAAGGATGCAAGAATGCGTGTTTAACTAATGTGGCTGTGTGTGGCTGggactgtattttatttatttttaaaaactttagtaCATATGACGAATAATCGAAAATGCGTCACATTTTTATCACCAATTGACACTCGGTTGTCATA is part of the Vanessa tameamea isolate UH-Manoa-2023 chromosome 26, ilVanTame1 primary haplotype, whole genome shotgun sequence genome and harbors:
- the LOC113393515 gene encoding uncharacterized protein LOC113393515; its protein translation is MRQFKYDVVQLIHAVRERPCLWDKTLEVYKDRAERRAAWENVFVLLDERYEEMTAEEKRVTGELILNKWTNIRDTFVKTLKTKMGRPRRKYLLYDHLKFLIKVTSTDEDFSVGYNTEDSSTYMKVEIESPKETTSHRKRSKKSDYIEEEPKKIKDIEKTEVDYVEVDECNDPRIMNEDEAFFASLLPSVVKYSEDERLEFRIEVLAVMKRIKEKRKWSSDV
- the LOC113393576 gene encoding protein THEM6-like, translated to MWTMCVPGWSAMMVAGTLLLYGTLDVAYFARMMYTVAKARYFRKKICILDTTEVQSWCLLTDIDTLLYHMNNARYLRELDFARADFYERSGLYANIKAAGGSVLQAATTIRYRRYLKPFTKFTITSKAIFWDEKTFFMEHEFIGPGGFVHAVALCRQRIIDTSVAAIAELLLQLHCSGSCKSPPEKMPSELELWVQSNELSSAKLRPTASALPSLEPHPLSCGEIIPKAAE